The genomic stretch GAACTGGGTCATGCAGAATGAAACAGAGATTGGAATAGAGAGTTACCCAAACATAGACACAGAGATTCAGAGAGACTGAGATCTGGACAGATTGAAAACCAGAGAAGATGCTGAGTCCCAACCTTGGCCTTTAGGGGCAGAGACATATTTACTTCCACTCCCAtgatgggagtgggagggaggaagggtagGGAGCACTCACAGAGGATGGAGGGGGTACAACTGAGCTGGAATCTTCCCTGctcagggaagaaggagggggaggaagcccAAAGCCTGAGAGAAGAAGACAAGGTGGATGAGCATGGCCTATGGAATCTTGTGGAGTTTGACCCCTGACTCTATGCCTTCATTTACAGAGCCTGACAAGGAGAGGACAAGGAGACATGGGGCCTTCAAGGTTGTATTTCCTCTCCCTTTACTCTTCAGGACAGGACAGTGGCCATTTGTTGGAGTTGCCCTCCTCTGGCTGGTGAAGCACAAGGCCCTGCACCTCACTCCCTAGGTAGAGGAGCCTCCAGTAAGCTAGAGGCCTCCAAAGTCCACAGAGCattgggcccggagtcaggaagatctgagttcaaatctagtcttagataCTTATTGCTTTGGGACTCTGGACAGTTCACTGAACCTCTTCCTCAGTTTTATCAAGTATAAAATGAATATTATGAAAGCCCCTTCCTCtcagggatattgtgaggattaaatgagatatttgtaaagcacttaggacagtgtctggtatatttttattgttcagtcatgtgaatctatgtgaccccatctggggttttctttcttttcttttcttttttttttttgaacaataAGCATCTCTTTATTTGTTTACACTGGTACAAAAATGGGTAACATGAGCAGCAACAAAAAGTGTTTACTTGAGGTTGAAGTCAGAGGCTGCTACTccccaaaatgttaaataaaacaaTGTATAACATCAGTAGTAAAATGTTAGCATTTTTCAGCCTTGTAATCTTTTGAAACCTTATTGAGCAAAATAAGATAAAAGATTGCACATTTATATTCAGGAATGTAAAGGTCTACTTATCCAGTTTTTCTTATAAAACtaaactctgggggcagctaggtggtgcagtggatagagcactggccctggattcaggaggacctaagttcaaatccgatctctgacacgacacttgctagctgtgtgaccctgggcaagtcacttaatcccaattgcctcgccaaaaaacccccaccaaaacaaacaaaacaaacaaaaaaactaaactcTGTAGGTGTCTACAGAGTTGAggcttttgtttctctcttttaatcAGTAGTCTAACAAGGAcatctggggctttcttggcaaagataccaaagtggtttgtcatttgttttgctagcttattttacagataaggaaaaggaggaaaatgattcagtgacttgcccaaggttacagagccCATtggtgtctcaggccagattggACCTGATATCTTCCCATTCCAGGCCCTGGAACTCTATCCTCCTCACAGCCCAActgcctggaatgtagtaggtgcctaacaaatgcttgttcatcACTTAGAGTTCAAACCCTAGGCACCAACAAAAGGGACGGAAGGGTGAATCCTAGCTTCCTTCCCAGGGAGGTTGGAGATGGGGCAGCAACTGGGCTTGGGGCAAGGGGTTTATTTCAAGGGTTCCCATGTCTGTGCATCATGTTCTTAACCTCAGAATGATGTCTCTGGGCTGTTGGTGTGGGGGGTGACCCTCATAGCACCTCACAATTGCTGCTCATCCCTCAGGGCCCTCTGGAGGACCATTCTGAGGGGCTCCCTCCTTTTATACCTTTCTCTGCCCAGGAAGAAGTAAACGAAAGGGTTCATACTGCTGTTCACACAGGCCAGGAGCTGAGGGAGCCAATGAGGGAGGACAATTTCGTGGAAACTAGATACGAAATCGCTGATCTCCATGGGCAGGCCACAGAGCAGAAACACAAGGACGGTGAGCAGCACCAGGAGGTAGAGCCTGGGGGGCTGCCGGCGCTGGGAGCTGCACTGGACCCTCTGCAGCAGAGTCAGGCTGGACACGCACAGCACACAGGTGAGAAGGGTGAGCCACACGATCTCCATGATGAAGAATTCGCAGCACAAATATTGACCACACACATAAAAAGAAACACCAAAACTAGTTACACTGAGCAGGCTGGCCAGAGCCCAGAGGACAGCGCACACAGCAGCAGACGTGCGCTTGGGGCGGTGACATTTGTACCAGATGGGGAAGAGCACGGAGAGACAGCGCTCGGTGCTGATGGCAGCCAAGAGGCTCAGACCGACGGTGTAGAACAGGTATTTGGCGTAGTTCAGTAGCATTTCTGTAAAAGAATAATCCAAATAATTGACAAATCGATGTGTGGAGAACAGGAAGGAGCAACAAAGGAAGAGGGCGTCAGCTCCGGCCAGGTTGAGGATGTAGACCGAAAATGGGTTCCTCTGGATGCGGAAGCCCAGGAGCCACAGGACGATGCTGTTCCCCACCAGCCCAACCAGGGCAACAAGCAAAGAGGGGATCCGCATCCAGGTATCTAAGTCAATTTCTCCAGGTGCCACAAGACCCGAACTCGTGTTTGCGCTGCTCTCCGTTGTGTTGTCATGAACATATTCGAGCTGCCCATTTGTGGGGGACACAGCCATGGTCGTCGTTCTCAGCCTCAAAAAGCTCTGCTCCTTTCAGTCGTCCTGGGGACACGAAGACAAGGAAGTGCATCAGGGATTCTCCCCAAGATTTGCTCCCCATTTACTCTACCCTCAAGCGTTAGAgcctcctcttccccactccctctctctagggggaagctaggtggtggcaCAGTGTGCAGAGGTATGGACCTAGAGTAAGAAATGAGttaatctaatctcagacactagtGAGATAAGTGATTATTTCTCTCGTATTAATAACCAATTTTTCAATGAGCATggtcttcccttcctacttcctcattcagaaaccAGCTCCCTGTAGATtattcagtctctgaaggacattggtGATGaatgagattgcccaaatccttGGGGTACATGCTTTTTGATCTTGGGTGGGATCCCACCCACCTGGAAGACCTTACAAAGACAATCTGAGGTAGGTGGCATTCTTACCCTAACATTGTTCATTGTTCATTGACTGGGTAGAGATGGATCCATTGTCCAGCTAGCTGGAGGTAGCTGAACCTCATCATTACCCTCAGCAGGGGGAGCTGCAGGCTTTCAGCCCACCTCcttgtccaccccccccccccattgattgttaactaatcagagttgatttccaccctTAGGCACACTCTCTTTTCCAAAGACTTTTTAAGCATTGGATGTTTTTCAGGGGGGCATCATTGGCTTTCGTGAGGGGCACTGACCTCAATCTATTAAATATTTGCTGCCAtagttaataaatgattattaattaccaATAAATTATGTTTCTCAGACTTCTCATCCAtcacactacctgtgtgaccctggacaagtcacttaac from Dromiciops gliroides isolate mDroGli1 chromosome 6, mDroGli1.pri, whole genome shotgun sequence encodes the following:
- the LOC122732448 gene encoding mas-related G-protein coupled receptor member X2-like encodes the protein MAVSPTNGQLEYVHDNTTESSANTSSGLVAPGEIDLDTWMRIPSLLVALVGLVGNSIVLWLLGFRIQRNPFSVYILNLAGADALFLCCSFLFSTHRFVNYLDYSFTEMLLNYAKYLFYTVGLSLLAAISTERCLSVLFPIWYKCHRPKRTSAAVCAVLWALASLLSVTSFGVSFYVCGQYLCCEFFIMEIVWLTLLTCVLCVSSLTLLQRVQCSSQRRQPPRLYLLVLLTVLVFLLCGLPMEISDFVSSFHEIVLPHWLPQLLACVNSSMNPFVYFFLGRERYKRREPLRMVLQRALRDEQQL